The following coding sequences are from one Methanosarcina sp. WWM596 window:
- the ablA gene encoding lysine 2,3-aminomutase, whose translation MRSKIKDYFNASNEEFSDWKWQYRHRITTVEELEKLVPLSEPEKKDIKKALDVFPMAISPYYASLIDPEDPECPIRMQAVPLSAELQKSSWELEDPLCEDSDSPSEESCITHRYPDRVLFLISNRCGMYCRHCTRKRRVGNREHDYSEQVIREGVEYVREHPEIRDVLLSGGDALLVSDERLDWLLRELFDIPHVEIVRIGTRAPVTLPQRITPELCEILGKYPSVWLNTHFNHPKEITSEAKKAMDMLSRAGIPLGNQSVLLRGVNDCPVIIKKLCHELLKIKTRPYYLYQCDLSFGLEHFRTSVARGIEIIEMLRGHTSGLAVPTFVVDAPGGGGKIPVGPNYLISNSDNGVTLRNYEGVICIYPEPAEYSAVCQQKCSICDKNPGLKSDTGLAKLCDEDNDVISIEPEGLERKQRF comes from the coding sequence GTGAGATCTAAAATTAAAGACTATTTTAACGCATCTAATGAAGAATTTTCAGACTGGAAATGGCAATACAGGCACAGAATTACTACCGTGGAAGAGCTTGAAAAACTGGTTCCGCTTTCGGAGCCTGAAAAAAAAGACATAAAGAAAGCGCTTGACGTTTTTCCAATGGCGATATCTCCTTATTATGCTTCCCTTATTGATCCGGAAGACCCGGAATGTCCTATCCGAATGCAGGCTGTACCCCTTTCAGCTGAACTTCAAAAATCATCATGGGAACTTGAAGATCCTCTATGCGAGGATAGTGACTCTCCTTCTGAAGAGAGTTGCATAACTCACAGGTACCCGGACAGGGTACTTTTCCTTATCTCAAATCGCTGTGGGATGTACTGCAGGCACTGCACCCGCAAACGCAGGGTCGGCAACAGAGAACATGACTATTCTGAACAGGTAATCAGGGAGGGGGTCGAGTATGTCAGGGAGCACCCTGAAATAAGGGATGTCTTGCTTTCGGGGGGAGATGCCCTTCTTGTTTCTGATGAGAGGCTGGACTGGCTCTTAAGGGAACTTTTTGATATTCCTCATGTGGAGATAGTAAGGATAGGCACAAGGGCTCCTGTAACCCTGCCCCAGCGCATAACCCCGGAACTGTGTGAAATCCTGGGGAAATACCCTTCGGTCTGGCTCAACACCCACTTTAACCACCCAAAAGAGATTACTTCTGAAGCTAAAAAGGCAATGGATATGCTTTCCCGTGCAGGAATCCCTCTGGGCAACCAGTCCGTACTCCTCAGGGGAGTAAACGACTGTCCGGTAATAATCAAAAAACTCTGTCACGAACTCCTGAAGATAAAGACCAGGCCCTATTACCTCTACCAGTGCGATCTTTCCTTCGGGCTGGAACATTTCAGAACCTCAGTTGCAAGGGGTATAGAGATCATAGAGATGCTCAGGGGGCATACCTCAGGGCTTGCTGTCCCTACTTTTGTGGTCGACGCTCCTGGTGGAGGAGGAAAAATCCCTGTTGGACCCAATTACCTTATCTCAAATTCAGATAATGGAGTCACCCTCAGGAATTACGAAGGGGTGATCTGCATATACCCGGAACCTGCAGAGTATTCTGCGGTGTGCCAGCAAAAATGTTCAATCTGCGATAAGAACCCCGGGCTTAAAAGTGATACGGGCCTTGCAAAACTCTGTGATGAAGATAATGATGTCATATCCATCGAGCCCGAAGGGCTTGAAAGAAAACAGCGTTTCTGA
- the ablB gene encoding putative beta-lysine N-acetyltransferase, producing MDYYNRRIKIMDFSGFFEEISGALEALAEAEEMEKIIVYTPPEKGHEVKNCGYVEEGIIRGYYPEKDCRIFSSYLDKSRGISFNKEKEDQVIKNCLRKGRGTGKHPHKSGNSRKKEGWKKQKEKIQLPEEYVLRFAVQADASSMATLYSQEFQFYPTPVHMESYLLKTMDSDVLYLLVEKQGKIVSLASAEMDSETGSAEITDCLTVSSERGKGLIKELIVALEKELSNRGFRSTYTLCRALSFGINTAFVSLGYAYTGRLVNNCRIGEGFEDMNIWCKMLK from the coding sequence ATTGATTACTACAATAGAAGAATAAAAATCATGGATTTTTCCGGGTTTTTTGAAGAAATCTCCGGAGCCCTCGAAGCCCTTGCCGAAGCAGAAGAAATGGAAAAAATAATCGTATACACTCCGCCAGAAAAAGGGCACGAGGTCAAAAACTGCGGATATGTAGAGGAAGGGATCATCAGAGGATATTACCCCGAAAAGGACTGCCGTATTTTCTCAAGCTACCTGGATAAATCTAGAGGAATTTCCTTTAATAAGGAAAAAGAGGATCAGGTAATCAAAAATTGCCTGAGGAAGGGTAGAGGGACTGGAAAACACCCACATAAATCAGGAAATTCCCGGAAAAAAGAGGGCTGGAAAAAACAAAAAGAAAAAATCCAGCTTCCAGAAGAGTACGTACTCAGGTTCGCAGTCCAGGCTGATGCCTCCTCAATGGCAACTCTTTACAGTCAGGAATTTCAATTTTATCCCACTCCCGTGCACATGGAAAGCTACCTGCTCAAAACCATGGATTCCGATGTCCTTTACCTTCTTGTGGAAAAGCAAGGGAAAATTGTGAGCCTTGCTTCGGCAGAAATGGATTCCGAAACCGGGAGTGCTGAAATCACTGACTGCCTGACAGTTTCTTCAGAAAGAGGAAAAGGGTTGATAAAAGAGCTTATTGTAGCTCTGGAAAAAGAACTTTCAAACAGAGGCTTCCGGAGTACCTATACTCTCTGCAGGGCTTTGTCTTTTGGCATAAACACAGCCTTTGTCTCCCTTGGCTATGCTTACACAGGCAGGCTCGTGAACAACTGCAGGATAGGAGAGGGGTTTGAAGATATGAACATCTGGTGTAAAATGCTAAAGTGA
- a CDS encoding flavodoxin family protein has product MKVLGVSGSPIKDSNTDRALKAALEATGMDYEFVKLIDYTIAPCKACLGCVDTNVCVIKDDGIALAEKAKEADALIIAGFTPYSTLDSRTKAFIERLYPLRHRYGFMKGKPGGIIVTCAVPKESFKLPPACENGINAITYYMMEEGMEAVGSVRVLGNNPCVKCKYGDECDMSGIKMMFGPDATKASAGINKFEDQPEAVTAAKELGKKIAEYLKSKE; this is encoded by the coding sequence ATGAAAGTTCTGGGAGTATCGGGTTCCCCGATTAAAGATAGCAATACGGATCGTGCTCTTAAAGCGGCACTTGAAGCAACAGGTATGGATTACGAATTTGTCAAGCTGATCGATTATACCATTGCTCCCTGCAAGGCCTGTCTGGGCTGCGTAGATACAAATGTCTGTGTAATTAAAGACGACGGCATTGCCCTGGCAGAAAAAGCTAAAGAAGCAGATGCTCTTATTATTGCAGGTTTTACACCATATTCCACCCTTGACTCACGTACAAAGGCATTCATTGAAAGGCTCTATCCGCTTCGCCATAGATACGGATTCATGAAGGGAAAACCAGGCGGGATCATAGTTACATGTGCAGTCCCTAAGGAATCATTTAAGTTGCCACCTGCATGTGAGAACGGCATTAATGCGATCACATATTACATGATGGAGGAAGGGATGGAGGCAGTAGGTTCTGTCAGGGTCCTTGGCAATAACCCCTGTGTGAAATGCAAATATGGAGACGAATGTGACATGAGCGGCATCAAGATGATGTTCGGCCCGGATGCAACTAAAGCGTCCGCAGGAATAAACAAATTTGAAGACCAGCCTGAAGCTGTCACTGCCGCAAAAGAACTGGGCAAGAAGATTGCAGAATACCTGAAGTCAAAAGAATGA
- a CDS encoding epoxyqueuosine reductase yields the protein MNELTESLKEMALTLGAFKVGIATTETLAGGPPSADLTYVLPEAKSAICFALAFDQSLIDPYFKKEDHESLEKNKVRTTTLANGIALEMAGFLQQMGYKAVPQSANFVYRMDTENWMMDMHPPISHRYLAVRSGIGHFGYSGNIITKEYGSAIVLASVVTDAELTPTDPLPEEENYCDECKLCLSVCSSGYVDPVEKVTITLGGKEFSYGKRRSNSRCFLVCGGLAGLNSSGKWSTWSPARFKIPEKDEEFIAALPGTIEAYLERPKIKGGFFICLIPGNRMEYTCSNCHFVCHPDKEVRKARYRMLKESGVVIQEPDGTCRAVPPEEAKEYLEAMPPERRKLYESVSEE from the coding sequence ATGAACGAACTAACCGAATCTCTCAAAGAGATGGCTCTGACCCTTGGAGCCTTCAAAGTGGGAATAGCAACAACTGAAACCCTTGCAGGAGGCCCCCCTTCTGCCGACCTGACCTATGTACTGCCTGAAGCAAAGTCAGCTATCTGTTTTGCCCTGGCTTTTGACCAGAGCCTTATCGACCCTTACTTCAAAAAAGAGGACCATGAATCCCTCGAAAAGAATAAGGTCCGGACAACCACTCTTGCCAACGGGATCGCCCTAGAAATGGCAGGGTTCCTGCAGCAGATGGGGTACAAAGCTGTCCCTCAATCTGCAAATTTCGTTTACAGGATGGATACGGAAAACTGGATGATGGACATGCACCCCCCTATTTCCCACAGGTACCTGGCTGTTCGCTCAGGGATAGGGCACTTCGGATACTCAGGAAACATTATTACAAAGGAATACGGGTCAGCGATTGTCCTGGCCTCAGTCGTTACTGACGCGGAACTGACTCCAACAGACCCTCTTCCAGAAGAAGAAAACTACTGTGACGAATGCAAGCTCTGCCTTTCAGTCTGTTCCTCCGGATACGTGGACCCGGTTGAGAAGGTCACTATAACCCTTGGAGGAAAAGAGTTTAGCTATGGGAAGCGAAGAAGCAATAGCCGCTGCTTCCTTGTCTGCGGAGGACTCGCAGGCCTCAACTCTTCAGGAAAGTGGTCTACCTGGTCTCCTGCGCGCTTTAAAATCCCTGAAAAGGATGAAGAGTTCATTGCTGCTCTGCCCGGTACCATAGAAGCTTACCTCGAAAGGCCGAAGATAAAGGGTGGGTTTTTTATTTGCCTGATTCCAGGAAATAGAATGGAATATACCTGTTCCAACTGCCACTTCGTCTGCCATCCAGACAAAGAAGTCCGAAAAGCACGGTACAGGATGCTCAAAGAAAGCGGCGTGGTCATACAGGAACCTGACGGTACCTGCAGAGCAGTCCCTCCCGAAGAAGCAAAGGAATATCTTGAAGCCATGCCCCCGGAAAGGAGAAAACTTTACGAATCGGTTTCAGAGGAATAA
- a CDS encoding epoxyqueuosine reductase gives MDELTESLKEMALTLGAFKVGIATTENLAGGPPSADLTYVLPEAKSAICFALAFDQSLIDPYFKKEDHESLETNKVRTTTLANGVALEMAGFLQQMGYKAVPQAANFVYRMDSENGPEDMKPPISHKYLAVRSGVGYFGYSGQIITNKYGSAIVLASVVTDAELVPTDPLPEEENYCDECKLCLKVCSSGFVDPVEKVTVTLGGKEFSYGKRRNYSRCGYVCGGLSGLNPSGKWSTWSPARFEIAEKDEDVPDMLNPDAQIPAMQAYIERPKIKGGFFFAGMPGYRLEYTCSCCQLVCHPDKEVKKARYRMLIESGVIIQEPDGTRRAVSPEEAKKYLEAMPPERRKLYELVSEE, from the coding sequence ATGGACGAATTAACCGAATCTCTCAAAGAAATGGCTCTGACCCTTGGAGCCTTCAAAGTGGGAATAGCAACCACGGAAAACCTTGCAGGCGGGCCCCCTTCTGCCGACCTGACATATGTGCTTCCTGAAGCAAAATCGGCAATCTGTTTCGCCCTGGCTTTTGACCAGAGCCTTATAGACCCGTACTTTAAAAAAGAGGATCATGAATCTCTTGAAACTAATAAAGTGCGGACAACCACCCTTGCCAACGGGGTCGCCCTGGAAATGGCAGGGTTCCTGCAGCAGATGGGGTACAAAGCTGTCCCTCAGGCTGCAAATTTCGTTTACAGGATGGACAGCGAAAACGGGCCTGAAGACATGAAACCCCCGATATCTCACAAGTACCTGGCAGTCCGCTCAGGTGTCGGATACTTCGGGTATTCCGGACAAATTATCACAAACAAATACGGGTCTGCAATTGTCCTGGCCTCAGTAGTTACAGACGCAGAACTTGTCCCGACAGACCCCCTGCCAGAAGAAGAAAATTACTGTGACGAGTGCAAGCTCTGCCTCAAAGTCTGTTCCTCCGGATTCGTGGACCCCGTTGAAAAGGTCACGGTTACTCTTGGGGGAAAAGAGTTCAGTTATGGGAAGCGAAGAAACTACTCCCGCTGCGGTTATGTCTGCGGAGGACTGTCAGGCCTGAACCCTTCAGGAAAATGGTCCACCTGGTCTCCAGCACGCTTTGAGATTGCCGAAAAAGACGAAGATGTTCCTGATATGCTGAATCCTGATGCGCAGATTCCTGCTATGCAAGCGTACATTGAAAGGCCAAAGATCAAAGGAGGATTTTTCTTCGCAGGGATGCCAGGTTACAGGCTGGAATACACCTGTTCCTGCTGTCAGCTTGTCTGCCACCCAGATAAGGAAGTAAAAAAAGCACGGTACAGAATGCTCATAGAAAGCGGTGTGATTATACAGGAACCCGATGGAACCCGCAGGGCAGTCTCTCCCGAAGAAGCAAAAAAATACCTTGAAGCCATGCCCCCGGAAAGGAGAAAACTTTACGAGTTGGTTTCAGAGGAATGA
- the tnpA gene encoding IS200/IS605 family transposase yields MYFLVNTKYETRNHSKFLLMYHVIFVCKYQKVIFEPISEELKQIMSDISKESNFEIFEMETDKDHIHFLIKSEPKVSVLSIVRKLKQEYTNRLWKTQKEYLKKYYWGENTLWSDGYFAYTIGNVSKEAAEYYIRNQG; encoded by the coding sequence ATGTACTTTTTGGTAAATACGAAGTATGAAACACGGAATCATAGCAAATTTTTGTTAATGTACCATGTTATTTTTGTTTGCAAATACCAAAAAGTCATATTTGAACCAATTAGCGAAGAACTCAAACAGATTATGAGTGACATTTCAAAAGAGTCTAACTTTGAAATCTTTGAAATGGAAACTGACAAAGACCATATTCATTTCTTGATCAAGAGTGAGCCGAAAGTTAGCGTTTTGTCAATTGTCAGAAAATTGAAACAAGAATATACTAACAGGTTATGGAAAACTCAAAAAGAATATCTGAAAAAGTATTATTGGGGTGAGAATACGTTATGGAGTGATGGTTATTTTGCGTATACTATCGGAAATGTGAGTAAAGAGGCGGCAGAATATTACATACGGAATCAGGGGTGA
- a CDS encoding replication factor C small subunit — protein sequence MEDFKIKDEIWIEKYRPIRLNQVAGQKETIERLMSYVATKNLPHLLFSGPPGVGKTASAVSIARELFGEDLWRENFTELNASDERGIDVVRNKIKNFAKTAPIGGASFKIIFLDEADALTSDAQSALRRTMEKFSSNCRFILSCNYSSKIIEPIQSRCAVYRFRRLSDEAIKERLEYIAKDQGLSITEGGYEALIYVAQGDMRKAVNSLQAAAFIDTKNPISRETIYRTTATANPDEIKNLIETALRGNFRIARKELNRLLYEEGLSGEDIVGQIYRVVSEMDNLMVLDLGLSERDIVALVDIIGEADFRLTEGASEKIQLEALLAHFALSRGE from the coding sequence ATGGAGGACTTTAAGATTAAAGACGAGATCTGGATTGAAAAATACAGGCCAATCAGGCTGAATCAGGTAGCAGGGCAGAAGGAAACAATCGAGCGCCTGATGTCCTATGTGGCAACTAAAAACCTTCCCCACCTCCTCTTTTCCGGGCCTCCTGGTGTCGGAAAAACAGCTTCCGCAGTTTCAATTGCAAGGGAACTTTTCGGGGAAGATTTATGGCGAGAAAATTTTACTGAACTCAATGCTTCCGATGAAAGGGGCATTGATGTAGTTAGAAATAAAATTAAAAACTTTGCAAAAACTGCTCCTATAGGCGGAGCTTCGTTCAAGATCATTTTCCTTGATGAAGCCGATGCCCTTACCTCGGATGCACAGTCTGCCCTCCGCAGGACCATGGAAAAATTCAGCAGTAACTGCCGTTTTATCCTTTCATGCAATTATTCCTCCAAAATCATTGAACCTATCCAGTCCAGATGTGCAGTTTACAGGTTCAGGCGACTTTCCGATGAAGCAATTAAAGAACGGCTTGAATACATTGCTAAAGACCAGGGTTTGTCCATCACAGAAGGTGGGTATGAAGCTCTGATTTATGTAGCTCAGGGAGACATGCGAAAAGCTGTCAATTCTCTTCAAGCTGCCGCCTTCATTGATACGAAAAATCCTATTTCCAGAGAAACAATTTACAGGACTACGGCAACCGCAAACCCTGATGAAATTAAGAACCTGATTGAGACTGCCCTGCGCGGAAATTTCAGGATTGCCAGAAAAGAGCTTAACAGGTTGCTTTACGAAGAAGGGCTTTCCGGAGAGGATATTGTGGGCCAGATCTACAGGGTGGTTTCTGAAATGGATAACCTTATGGTTCTGGATCTCGGACTTTCGGAAAGGGACATTGTCGCACTTGTGGATATCATCGGGGAGGCCGATTTCAGGTTAACCGAAGGAGCCAGCGAAAAAATCCAGCTGGAAGCCTTACTTGCACATTTCGCTCTTTCAAGAGGAGAATGA
- a CDS encoding small multi-drug export protein, with protein sequence MSVENLLVEMLGSVPHWLAVMVIGAIPISELRGAIPVAMGIYGMGPLEAYFLSVLGNLIPVVPLLLYLEPVSGYLRRYHIFDIFFTWLFARTRRNHTENFEKYGLFALTLFVAVPLPVTGAWTGCAAAFVFGIKFKHSLPAIAAGVMIAGVIVTVLTMTGMGLADLIFGV encoded by the coding sequence ATGTCTGTTGAAAATTTACTGGTAGAAATGCTAGGGTCTGTGCCCCATTGGCTTGCAGTAATGGTTATAGGGGCTATTCCGATCTCCGAACTGAGGGGGGCAATCCCTGTTGCCATGGGTATCTATGGAATGGGGCCCCTTGAGGCTTATTTCCTTTCGGTGCTTGGAAACCTTATTCCTGTGGTCCCCCTTCTGCTTTACCTTGAGCCAGTCTCCGGGTACCTGAGGCGCTACCACATCTTCGATATCTTTTTCACCTGGCTCTTTGCAAGGACCCGGCGAAACCACACTGAAAACTTTGAAAAATACGGGCTCTTTGCCCTGACTCTCTTCGTTGCCGTGCCTCTGCCAGTTACCGGAGCCTGGACAGGTTGTGCAGCCGCGTTTGTGTTCGGGATCAAGTTCAAGCATTCACTGCCAGCAATCGCTGCAGGGGTAATGATAGCAGGAGTCATTGTAACCGTACTCACGATGACGGGCATGGGCCTGGCTGACCTGATTTTTGGAGTTTGA
- a CDS encoding 4Fe-4S dicluster domain-containing protein encodes MVKADKKNKKVVQSEKCIGCGICYSVCPVNAKIMKNDDFDPETAELAIRIIDGMAIISDEFCIRCGACSRICPVESLTMVELETATA; translated from the coding sequence ATGGTAAAGGCAGATAAGAAAAACAAAAAGGTAGTTCAGTCCGAAAAGTGTATTGGGTGCGGGATATGCTATTCCGTCTGCCCCGTGAACGCAAAAATTATGAAAAACGATGATTTTGATCCTGAAACTGCCGAACTTGCAATCCGGATCATCGACGGAATGGCAATTATCAGTGATGAATTCTGCATCCGCTGCGGAGCCTGCTCAAGGATTTGCCCTGTGGAATCTCTCACTATGGTTGAGCTTGAAACTGCAACTGCATAA
- a CDS encoding histone family protein, which yields MYLKKRSLEDNMTAKVIPFAPIERLIRTAGAHRVSESAGMALTEILEEYGLQISKEAIKLAEHAGRKTVKAEDIKLAKEML from the coding sequence ATTTATTTAAAGAAAAGAAGCTTGGAGGATAACATGACAGCAAAAGTTATACCGTTTGCACCAATTGAGCGTTTAATAAGGACAGCAGGTGCCCACAGAGTAAGCGAAAGTGCAGGAATGGCCCTTACGGAAATTTTGGAAGAATATGGACTTCAAATATCAAAAGAAGCTATAAAACTTGCAGAACACGCAGGCAGAAAAACCGTAAAGGCTGAAGATATAAAATTAGCAAAAGAAATGCTTTAA
- a CDS encoding class I SAM-dependent methyltransferase, with protein MLLQELLDIEEEIYLVEESYTAQRAPERTFQYLNGVRNFPGAGNIRLIRVREREHTLGLLFFNPADENVPVDFWSVFTGALASAPLKASFEALADSLLASNPPEKDIELSAETWRDVINEYYSFMLVSRNLCPGCSVRPESYKSVFSENRVKRVTDIFELLRKKGYYPEGRLLEVCCGNGMSTLALYRLGLNPLAIEINKCTVCQGLEQQVLNPQRVVVMDATAISKYFEPGSFDAVMGFMLGLVYEFNKGLWTGIIREAVSVAADGSVLLFTVSSKPEIEILADALLKEGVEGEIVDNTDSEGTYDQWLFVGRKQKSVFSRQ; from the coding sequence ATGCTCTTACAGGAACTCCTTGACATAGAAGAAGAGATCTACCTTGTAGAAGAAAGTTATACTGCCCAGAGGGCTCCTGAGCGTACCTTCCAGTACCTCAACGGGGTCCGAAACTTTCCAGGCGCGGGAAACATTCGACTTATCAGGGTCAGGGAAAGGGAACACACGCTGGGATTGCTGTTTTTCAATCCTGCCGATGAAAATGTTCCTGTAGATTTCTGGTCAGTATTTACCGGAGCCCTTGCATCAGCTCCCCTTAAAGCCAGCTTTGAAGCCCTTGCAGACTCCCTTCTTGCCTCTAACCCTCCTGAAAAGGACATTGAGCTTTCTGCCGAAACCTGGCGGGACGTAATAAACGAATATTACTCCTTCATGCTTGTTAGCCGGAACCTCTGTCCGGGCTGCTCTGTTAGACCCGAGTCCTACAAAAGTGTTTTTTCAGAAAATCGTGTAAAGAGGGTCACAGACATTTTTGAGCTTCTCCGAAAAAAAGGCTATTACCCTGAAGGCAGGCTCCTTGAGGTTTGCTGTGGAAACGGGATGTCCACACTTGCACTCTACAGGCTTGGGCTGAATCCTCTGGCAATAGAAATCAATAAATGTACTGTCTGTCAGGGGCTCGAGCAGCAGGTCCTGAATCCCCAAAGGGTCGTGGTTATGGATGCAACAGCCATTTCAAAATACTTTGAGCCCGGAAGTTTTGATGCGGTAATGGGTTTTATGCTGGGGCTCGTCTACGAATTTAACAAAGGGCTCTGGACCGGTATTATTAGAGAAGCTGTCTCGGTCGCAGCTGATGGGTCTGTCCTGCTCTTTACTGTAAGCAGCAAACCCGAGATTGAAATTCTCGCCGATGCTCTCCTTAAGGAAGGGGTCGAGGGGGAGATTGTGGACAATACGGATTCAGAAGGTACTTATGACCAGTGGCTCTTTGTCGGGCGAAAGCAAAAAAGTGTATTTTCCAGACAATGA